One Candidatus Thermoplasmatota archaeon genomic window carries:
- a CDS encoding 4Fe-4S binding protein, producing the protein MAVKIDADKCDACGSCVDACPVQAIKLESKAVVNADECIDCGTCVDECPNGAIEL; encoded by the coding sequence ATGGCAGTAAAGATAGACGCAGATAAATGTGATGCCTGCGGATCATGTGTTGACGCCTGTCCTGTACAAGCCATTAAACTAGAGAGCAAGGCTGTTGTTAATGCAGATGAATGTATTGATTGCGGGACATGTGTTGATGAATGCCCAAATGGAGCGATAGAGCTTTAG